In the genome of Ignavibacteriales bacterium, one region contains:
- a CDS encoding electron transfer flavoprotein subunit alpha/FixB family protein encodes MPKKILIFIEQRENKLKKTSYETATVAHSIASALGYETEAVVIGGEIENINTIQSYGLNKIVHFKNSDLINYSSSAYKNIVSGYAKETGAEYVIFPNSSLGKDLAPLVSVNLNAGIIMDIIDFTINDNTITLTRPVYAGKALMDVKFNSDVKVFTLRPNVFKPVSSDSSTEIEIRNVDNPNLTNRVTESKKSEGKLDVAEADIIVSGGRGMKGPENFHLIEELADALGAAVGASRAVVDAGWRPHREQVGQTGKTVSPSLYVACGISGAIQHLAGMSSAKYIVAINKDKDSPIFNIADYGIAGDIFEILPAFTEEVRKLKA; translated from the coding sequence ATGCCGAAAAAAATCCTGATCTTTATTGAACAAAGAGAGAACAAGCTTAAAAAAACTTCGTATGAAACTGCAACAGTTGCTCATTCAATTGCTTCAGCTTTAGGTTATGAAACAGAAGCTGTTGTGATAGGCGGAGAGATTGAAAATATCAATACAATTCAATCCTATGGTCTGAACAAAATAGTTCATTTCAAGAATTCAGATCTTATTAATTACTCATCAAGTGCGTATAAAAACATTGTATCAGGTTATGCGAAAGAAACCGGTGCTGAGTATGTCATATTTCCTAATAGCTCACTCGGTAAAGATCTTGCTCCATTAGTAAGTGTAAATCTAAATGCGGGCATAATCATGGATATAATTGACTTCACAATAAATGATAACACCATTACTTTAACTCGACCAGTTTACGCCGGCAAAGCATTGATGGATGTCAAATTCAACAGCGATGTAAAAGTCTTTACTCTGCGGCCAAACGTTTTCAAGCCGGTTAGTTCAGATTCATCAACAGAAATTGAAATTAGAAATGTTGACAATCCGAACCTTACCAACAGAGTAACAGAATCAAAAAAATCTGAAGGCAAACTTGATGTTGCGGAAGCTGACATTATTGTTTCCGGCGGCAGAGGAATGAAAGGTCCCGAAAATTTTCATTTGATTGAAGAACTCGCTGATGCATTAGGAGCTGCAGTGGGAGCTTCAAGAGCAGTTGTTGATGCAGGCTGGCGTCCTCATCGCGAACAGGTCGGTCAGACAGGAAAAACTGTATCACCATCACTTTATGTTGCCTGCGGAATTTCAGGTGCGATTCAGCACCTTGCCGGTATGTCATCAGCAAAATATATTGTAGCAATTAACAAGGATAAAGATTCACCGATTTTTAATATTGCCGACTATGGAATTGCCGGAGATATTTTTGAAATACTTCCTGCATTTACTGAAGAAGTAAGAAAGCTGAAAGCATAA
- a CDS encoding bifunctional nuclease family protein produces MHKIQCEILGLSTSPSTGGAYAILLKESDGSRRLPIIIGAFEAQAIALELEGIRPPRPLTHDLIRNIIDNLGANVLEVVVDELRENTFFAKIILDVSSMTNEIDARPSDAIAIAVRTHAPIYVAESVMDTAAFIPAEDSEKEFLDKEVNNVEKEPVPKTKEAKLAALQNKLREAINAEEYERAAKIRDDIQKLTSNN; encoded by the coding sequence TTGCATAAGATCCAGTGTGAAATATTAGGGTTGTCAACAAGTCCATCAACAGGCGGTGCATACGCTATTCTGCTTAAGGAGAGTGACGGCTCAAGAAGACTGCCCATTATTATCGGCGCGTTTGAAGCTCAGGCAATAGCCCTTGAACTGGAGGGAATCCGTCCGCCGAGACCATTAACACATGACCTCATACGAAATATTATTGATAATCTTGGTGCTAACGTTTTGGAAGTTGTCGTTGACGAATTGAGAGAGAATACTTTCTTCGCCAAAATCATTCTTGATGTTTCTTCAATGACAAATGAAATTGATGCAAGACCCAGCGATGCTATTGCAATTGCTGTCCGGACTCATGCACCCATTTATGTAGCTGAATCAGTTATGGATACTGCGGCATTCATTCCTGCTGAAGACAGTGAAAAAGAATTCCTTGACAAGGAAGTAAATAATGTTGAAAAAGAACCTGTCCCTAAAACCAAGGAAGCTAAACTTGCTGCATTACAGAATAAATTGAGGGAAGCTATAAATGCCGAAGAATATGAAAGAGCGGCAAAAATTAGAGATGATATTCAAAAACTAACAAGCAACAACTGA
- the rodA gene encoding rod shape-determining protein RodA, which yields MRIDYKLNDRLDLGLLFSALALVSIGLVAIYSATINHPTAGGNFSKQLVLGGVGLIIFFIVYSIPTNSFKVISIPTYAFSLFLLAVVLVAGRKVSGAKSWLDLGPFGFQPSEFAKIATILALASFLSRRNTDIESFKDILIALMIGFIPVGLILLEPDMGSSFVFFGVILTMIFWKGISLFGLFVVLSPAFVALSALFGLYYFLGAIFLVTVTLLIFKKDIFFSGSILALNIGAGFFADYVYRLLSPHQQKRIQSFIDPMADPLGSGYNSIQAKVAIGSGGFWGKGFLSGNQTQLQFIPEQWTDFIYCVIGEEFGFIGAALTLILFLYLFLKILKISSYTKDEFLSLVIVGILSVYTIHFLINIGMAVGIMPVIGIPLPFVSYGGTSLIINLFMLGIVANVYRTRKNYT from the coding sequence TTGAGAATTGATTATAAACTGAATGACAGGCTTGATCTTGGACTATTATTTTCGGCACTTGCATTAGTGTCTATCGGGTTGGTTGCGATTTACAGTGCTACAATAAATCATCCTACTGCCGGCGGAAATTTTAGTAAGCAGCTTGTACTTGGCGGAGTCGGTCTGATAATTTTTTTCATTGTTTATTCTATTCCTACAAACTCATTCAAAGTTATTTCAATACCTACTTATGCATTTTCATTATTTCTACTGGCAGTTGTATTGGTTGCCGGAAGAAAAGTTTCAGGAGCAAAAAGCTGGCTGGATCTTGGTCCGTTTGGTTTTCAACCATCAGAGTTTGCAAAGATTGCAACTATACTGGCGCTAGCTTCATTTTTAAGCCGGCGGAATACGGATATCGAATCATTTAAAGATATTCTTATTGCACTGATGATTGGGTTTATTCCTGTTGGGTTGATACTTCTTGAACCTGATATGGGAAGTTCATTTGTTTTCTTCGGGGTGATACTTACAATGATATTCTGGAAGGGAATAAGTCTGTTCGGATTATTTGTTGTTCTCTCTCCGGCATTTGTCGCTCTATCAGCGTTGTTTGGATTATATTATTTTCTCGGCGCAATATTTCTCGTCACAGTTACACTACTGATATTTAAAAAAGATATTTTTTTCAGCGGATCAATACTAGCATTAAATATCGGCGCTGGATTTTTTGCCGATTATGTATACCGACTTTTAAGTCCTCATCAGCAGAAAAGAATTCAATCGTTCATCGATCCAATGGCTGATCCTCTCGGCTCGGGATACAATTCGATCCAGGCAAAAGTAGCTATCGGCTCCGGCGGGTTCTGGGGTAAAGGATTTTTATCCGGTAACCAAACGCAGCTTCAGTTTATTCCTGAACAGTGGACGGATTTTATTTATTGTGTGATTGGCGAGGAGTTTGGTTTTATAGGTGCGGCATTAACACTGATTCTCTTTCTGTATCTATTTCTAAAAATTCTTAAAATATCTTCTTACACAAAAGATGAATTTTTAAGTCTCGTAATAGTCGGTATTCTGTCGGTGTACACAATTCACTTTTTAATAAATATAGGTATGGCAGTCGGTATTATGCCGGTGATAGGAATCCCGCTGCCTTTCGTTAGTTACGGCGGAACATCGCTCATAATAAATTTGTTTATGCTTGGTATAGTTGCGAACGTTTACCGGACACGAAAAAACTATACATGA
- the pyrF gene encoding orotidine-5'-phosphate decarboxylase, which produces MTAKEKLQSKNAEGKFICVGLDSDIEKIPEHLKQLDNPLLEFNKSIIDSTREHAAAYKLNFAFYERDGAKGFENLYQTIKHIPEDILIIGDAKRGDIGNTSQMYAKSSFEYFGCDACTVNPYMGEDSVAPFASFPDKLVFVLSLTSNPSSAEFEKQKLYDGTMLFQKVIQRIHKWGNTDSYGVVFGATNSKELKDNIGILKQLPLLIPGIGTQGGSLEDIVKILRFTEYPNYLLNISRSLIYKDSSENFAGAVTEEIIQLNRTIDRIMRS; this is translated from the coding sequence ATGACTGCAAAAGAAAAACTTCAATCGAAAAATGCCGAAGGAAAATTCATCTGTGTCGGACTTGATTCTGATATTGAAAAAATACCTGAACATCTGAAACAACTTGATAATCCCTTACTTGAATTTAATAAGAGTATAATAGACTCAACCCGTGAACACGCCGCAGCGTATAAATTAAATTTTGCCTTCTATGAAAGAGATGGCGCCAAAGGATTTGAAAATCTTTATCAGACAATAAAACATATTCCGGAAGACATTCTGATTATTGGCGATGCAAAAAGAGGTGACATCGGCAATACATCACAAATGTATGCAAAGTCGTCATTTGAATATTTCGGGTGCGATGCATGTACAGTAAATCCATATATGGGAGAGGATTCTGTTGCGCCATTTGCTTCATTCCCGGATAAACTTGTGTTCGTACTTTCGCTAACATCAAATCCCTCTTCAGCAGAATTTGAAAAACAAAAACTTTATGACGGAACAATGCTGTTCCAAAAGGTTATTCAACGGATACATAAATGGGGAAATACTGATAGCTACGGTGTTGTTTTCGGAGCTACAAATTCCAAAGAGTTAAAGGATAATATCGGTATTCTCAAACAACTTCCGCTGTTGATTCCAGGTATCGGCACACAAGGCGGCAGCCTCGAAGACATCGTGAAGATATTAAGGTTTACTGAATATCCGAATTACTTATTGAATATCAGCCGGTCACTCATTTATAAAGATAGTTCTGAAAATTTTGCTGGTGCTGTTACTGAAGAAATAATACAGTTGAACAGAACGATTGACAGGATTATGAGAAGTTAA
- the mrdA gene encoding penicillin-binding protein 2, which produces MLFRLFQMQILQQQEYDTKSADNSIKAIEQTPLRGVFYDRNLEVIVSNVPAYTLRITPANYDARLNRILETVLEVDSGYISRILINNRIYSKYIPIRIKRGIDFKVVSWLEENSEHLPGVDYIVEMQRGYPSGIVGSHMFGYSKEISSSQLEKEKDYYIPGDYVGYNGIEKTYEKVLRGEKGFNYILVDSKRKEIGKFKEGIEDKTSIKGHDLVLSIDADVQRVAEEEFKGKRGAVVAIEPTTGEILALLSAPDYDLNQFSYVTSKEFLDQLYKDPNKPSFNRATMSLKPPGSTYKILAAIAALDMGVITPSTTYFCGGGFTFGRFFKCHGSHGSVNVIHAIEKSCNTFFYSLIYKIGLDKFKEYSERFGFNSKTGIDIGEESAGMIPDTKYYEKIYGENWPRSIMASLGIGQGEVSVTPLQLAHYVALIANNGKGHVPHLVKGYLDDNTKEVVPLKFKEVDTKINQRVFDIVKEGMFLVVNGAGTATHIKMPDVHVAGKTGTAQNPHGKDHALFIGFAPYENPKIALAIVVENVGFGGTHAAPIAKKMIEAFLNKKNKTKIINPETKIIGARIEN; this is translated from the coding sequence ATGTTATTCAGATTATTCCAGATGCAAATTCTTCAGCAACAGGAATATGATACTAAATCCGCTGACAATAGTATCAAAGCCATCGAACAAACTCCGTTGCGCGGAGTTTTCTATGACAGAAACCTTGAAGTGATTGTCAGTAATGTACCTGCGTATACACTCCGTATAACTCCCGCAAACTATGATGCCAGATTAAACAGGATACTTGAAACTGTTCTTGAGGTCGATTCCGGGTATATCAGCAGGATACTGATCAACAACAGGATTTATTCAAAATATATACCCATAAGAATTAAAAGAGGAATTGATTTTAAAGTAGTTTCCTGGCTCGAAGAAAATTCTGAACATCTTCCTGGTGTGGATTATATAGTTGAAATGCAAAGAGGATATCCTTCAGGAATAGTTGGTTCACATATGTTCGGATACTCAAAAGAAATTTCTTCTTCACAACTTGAAAAAGAGAAAGACTACTACATACCCGGCGACTATGTCGGTTATAACGGCATTGAAAAAACTTATGAAAAAGTTTTGAGGGGAGAAAAAGGTTTCAACTATATTCTTGTTGATTCCAAGCGAAAGGAAATAGGAAAATTTAAGGAAGGTATTGAGGACAAAACATCTATTAAAGGTCACGATCTTGTTTTATCAATCGATGCAGATGTACAGCGTGTAGCTGAGGAGGAATTCAAAGGTAAGCGCGGTGCTGTCGTTGCAATTGAACCAACAACAGGTGAAATTCTTGCGTTACTTAGCGCTCCCGATTATGATCTCAATCAGTTTTCTTACGTAACCTCAAAAGAGTTTTTGGATCAGCTTTATAAAGATCCGAACAAACCTTCATTCAACCGTGCAACAATGTCTTTAAAACCGCCCGGCTCGACTTATAAGATACTTGCCGCAATAGCAGCTCTTGATATGGGTGTAATCACACCATCGACAACATATTTTTGCGGCGGAGGATTTACTTTCGGCAGGTTTTTCAAATGTCATGGTTCTCACGGATCTGTTAATGTAATTCACGCTATAGAAAAATCTTGTAATACTTTTTTCTACAGTCTCATTTATAAAATCGGTTTAGATAAATTTAAAGAGTACAGTGAACGTTTCGGCTTTAACTCGAAAACAGGTATTGACATTGGCGAGGAATCTGCTGGCATGATTCCCGATACAAAATATTATGAAAAAATTTATGGTGAGAACTGGCCGAGAAGTATAATGGCGAGTTTGGGGATCGGTCAGGGAGAAGTTAGTGTAACTCCGCTTCAACTTGCGCACTACGTCGCACTGATAGCAAACAATGGAAAAGGTCATGTTCCACATCTGGTAAAAGGTTATCTCGATGACAACACAAAAGAAGTTGTTCCTTTAAAATTTAAAGAGGTGGATACAAAAATAAACCAGAGAGTATTCGACATCGTTAAAGAAGGAATGTTTCTTGTTGTAAATGGCGCCGGAACAGCTACACATATAAAAATGCCTGACGTACATGTCGCTGGTAAAACGGGAACGGCTCAAAATCCTCACGGAAAGGATCACGCTTTATTTATCGGCTTTGCGCCTTATGAAAATCCAAAGATCGCTCTTGCTATTGTAGTTGAGAATGTCGGATTCGGCGGGACTCACGCGGCTCCCATCGCAAAAAAAATGATAGAGGCTTTTCTGAACAAAAAAAATAAAACGAAGATAATTAATCCAGAGACTAAGATAATAGGTGCCCGGATTGAGAATTGA
- a CDS encoding electron transfer flavoprotein subunit beta/FixA family protein, which produces MKIAVCVSHVPDTATKIKIGSAEKIIDPAGVTYIINPYDEFAVEEALKLKEKFGGDSEVTAVSVGNDANKETIRKALAMGVDKGILLKTDVETDSYFVASALSGELKSGGYDLILFGKQSVDFDNSITGQLTAEMLGYNCISVVVLLNIDGNKITAEREIEGGREVISTELPAVITAQKGLNEPRYASLKGIMAAKKKVIEEKVLTDIQNKTEILKLRLPSPKNPGRIIGTDKSAVPELVRLLREEAKVI; this is translated from the coding sequence ATGAAAATAGCAGTATGTGTGAGCCATGTACCCGACACTGCTACTAAGATAAAAATTGGTTCTGCCGAGAAAATAATCGACCCGGCAGGAGTTACTTATATAATTAATCCCTACGATGAGTTTGCGGTTGAAGAAGCATTAAAACTGAAAGAAAAGTTTGGCGGAGATTCCGAAGTCACTGCTGTCAGTGTTGGAAATGATGCTAATAAAGAAACAATTCGTAAAGCTCTGGCGATGGGAGTTGATAAAGGTATACTTCTTAAAACAGATGTGGAAACTGATTCATATTTCGTGGCAAGTGCATTATCCGGTGAATTAAAATCCGGTGGCTATGATTTAATTTTATTCGGCAAACAGTCTGTTGATTTTGATAATTCAATCACCGGTCAGCTTACTGCAGAAATGCTTGGTTATAATTGTATATCGGTTGTCGTTCTATTAAATATTGATGGAAATAAAATTACTGCAGAAAGAGAAATAGAAGGCGGCAGAGAAGTAATCTCCACTGAATTACCGGCTGTGATTACAGCACAGAAAGGGTTGAATGAACCGCGTTATGCTTCTTTGAAAGGTATAATGGCGGCAAAAAAGAAAGTCATAGAGGAAAAAGTTCTCACAGACATTCAAAACAAAACTGAAATACTGAAACTAAGATTGCCTTCACCTAAAAATCCGGGAAGAATAATAGGAACTGATAAATCAGCTGTTCCGGAATTAGTAAGATTGTTAAGGGAAGAAGCAAAAGTCATTTAA
- a CDS encoding DUF2851 family protein, with product MEKKIKVLEKFLHEIWKEQNFHSSLVSHDGEQIKILDAGTENIELGGPDFRNARIQIGNITYTGDVEIDSFHSDWKKHGHFLNKRYNKVILHAALLNDSNHNFVYTQDGRKVESVAFESLLKNDLKSHLHNAITAERKNRINKMPCVELNNLVTEKDKIDFLFNLGIERFKIKKERMLQRLKEIIYLNELKLKEPVVRYSLGEDFYNRNFTQKDFGDQAVWHQLIYESIFEALGYSKNKEIMHKLAKAVEIEFILKNIPVKDFNIEVESLLLHAGGLLPAKLNDADDDTIDYLRSVQEAWNNLKEKYDGVRFSEEQWHFFKLRPQNFPTIRLAGGVRLLHRLLKENLVIKILNQFKNINNPNKLTRELRNLMVVNADGYWKQHYIFNKKIDYDIKYFVGVSRADEIIINVILPVIAMYFDMFGKKELSHRVMKLYLNYYQNSENNLVNEVSSTLHLNDAWKRSVLYQGLIELFRSYCSREKCLECRIGEKIFN from the coding sequence GTGGAAAAGAAAATAAAAGTTCTTGAGAAATTTCTTCACGAAATATGGAAAGAGCAGAATTTCCATTCCAGCCTGGTTTCGCATGACGGTGAGCAGATTAAAATACTCGATGCCGGTACAGAGAACATCGAACTGGGCGGACCTGATTTCAGGAATGCAAGAATTCAGATAGGGAACATCACTTATACCGGCGATGTTGAAATTGACAGCTTTCATTCCGATTGGAAAAAACATGGGCATTTTCTGAACAAGCGGTATAATAAAGTTATTCTTCACGCGGCACTCCTTAATGATTCAAACCATAATTTTGTTTACACCCAGGATGGACGAAAAGTAGAATCAGTCGCGTTTGAGTCTTTACTGAAAAATGATTTGAAGAGCCACCTGCACAATGCAATTACGGCTGAAAGAAAGAACAGGATTAATAAGATGCCGTGCGTCGAGTTAAATAACCTGGTTACTGAAAAAGATAAAATAGATTTCCTCTTTAATCTCGGTATTGAAAGGTTCAAAATTAAAAAGGAAAGAATGCTTCAGCGGCTGAAAGAAATAATTTATCTCAATGAACTTAAACTGAAAGAACCCGTAGTCAGGTACAGTCTTGGGGAAGATTTTTATAACCGGAATTTTACTCAAAAAGATTTTGGTGATCAGGCAGTCTGGCATCAGCTGATCTATGAATCCATATTTGAAGCACTGGGTTATTCAAAAAATAAAGAGATAATGCACAAGCTTGCCAAAGCTGTGGAAATAGAATTTATACTTAAGAATATTCCTGTAAAGGATTTTAATATTGAAGTTGAATCTTTACTTCTGCACGCTGGGGGTTTACTTCCTGCAAAACTTAATGACGCAGATGATGATACAATCGATTACCTGAGGTCAGTTCAGGAGGCGTGGAATAATTTGAAGGAAAAATATGATGGTGTGAGGTTCTCTGAAGAACAATGGCATTTCTTTAAGTTAAGACCTCAAAACTTTCCTACCATAAGATTAGCCGGGGGAGTCAGACTTCTTCACAGGCTGCTCAAAGAAAACCTGGTCATAAAGATTTTAAACCAGTTTAAGAATATCAATAATCCAAATAAACTAACCCGCGAACTAAGAAACCTGATGGTAGTAAATGCAGACGGCTACTGGAAACAGCATTATATCTTTAATAAAAAAATAGACTATGATATTAAATATTTTGTAGGGGTTTCCCGTGCCGATGAAATTATCATCAATGTGATTTTGCCTGTCATTGCCATGTATTTTGATATGTTCGGAAAAAAAGAATTATCTCACCGTGTGATGAAGTTATATCTTAACTATTATCAGAACAGTGAAAATAATCTTGTAAATGAAGTATCATCTACACTGCATCTGAATGATGCCTGGAAAAGAAGTGTCTTATACCAGGGTTTGATTGAACTTTTCAGGAGTTACTGTTCGCGGGAAAAATGTCTTGAGTGCAGGATAGGAGAAAAGATCTTTAACTGA